The following DNA comes from Hordeum vulgare subsp. vulgare chromosome 3H, MorexV3_pseudomolecules_assembly, whole genome shotgun sequence.
agcggatagttatgcaatattcatgacaatgatcatgtgtatacaggcatcatgtccataaacaaataggcccactcctgcctgcacctattactattacttcacttcaagatcaCTTCTATGCTTTCCTCTCTACGTAGTAAGTTCGcgacaaacgaagtaatgcatgggaacaatgacatgatgtaaacaaagtgaactcaagcaatatgaataaatcccattgttttatccttagtagaaacaacacaaagacgcatcttgtccccttctgtcactaggatagagaaattcgccaggttgaacctacaacaatgcacctctctcaccgaagaaatatcaatctagttggccaaactatttcaatagatcgaagagaattacaaagctatcataatcatgcacataagaatcatataagtattcagaggacactcaaatatttatcatgaataatttgaacataaacccacaattcatcggatcccaagaaatgcaccgcacaaaaggaattacatcatatggatcaaagcgaagatgagatgatcattgtattgaataccAAAGAGAGaaatttccatctaggtactagctatggactcctaggtatgtggtgaactactcacacatcattgtgagcgcggcaaggttgatgaagaggccctccgtgctcGATCCCCCATCCGTctaggtgccggaatggagctccacATGGCCACTCGCGGCgatgtaaaaagtgttttgggactccatgtggtgtttttagggtagatgataaTTTATAAGCTACAGaaaggagtcgggagggccacgagggaggcataaGCTACCATGGCCCCCAGGGCGCgcactgatagcttgtggggccctcgtgaggcctccaccTTTATTCCCAtgctcattggtcttcttttggtcctgaaaaaatcatcaaaaagtttcagggaaaTTGGACCTCATTTCatatggaaaacctgcaaagtgaaaaatagccagaaaatagcaaataataatgTGCACTAGGtccataggttagtgctcaaatataatataaaatggtaaataaatactccaaaagcatactaaaatgataatatatcagcatggaacaataaaaaaatatagatacgttggagacgtatgagtgagTAGCGATTAACCGACCAATTAACTCATTAATTGGATGAATTCTTGAAAAGTgatttttatcctatgcatttggttcatagtgatcggaattatatatttaatttttggcctcgtgaagaagAAAGtataactcaagcttggggaaggcttaaGTCTATGATACACATGCCCCAACAATGAGCTCTCAAGAGTAATAATTATACAAAAAacatatgctcgactttctcataatgatcaatACATGCTCGATACATCTTCTACTAGTTCCTTTATGAAgagaactattgaattcaaatggggtcTTTtgtaaagaattaaacgcaactctcaagATTAGAAATCGACAAAGGTACAGAGTGAGGTATAAACCTTgaatttgattgtgttaaatattttatggaaaGCGATGCTTTTCATAAGGTTAGTacaaaatatggacttgactctaagatagtagccactttgtgtgaatcatttgcttctcatgttgatctccctaaggagaagtggtttgaatatcatccacctattgaagaaacttGTGAGGAACCTATTGTAACTAAGGAACAAACAATCATTTACACTATTGATTGGGTTGTACCCACTGCTTACATTAATAAACccccttttcctgttaggattaaggaacatgctaaagttgCAATCATGGTTAATAAAAGTAATATCAAAACACCTAAACCCTCAGAACAAATTAAAGTAGAATATAATTTTGCAATgattaaagatctcctagttgataatattaaTGGTCATGTCATATATTTCTGCGAGGAAGCAACTAGCATTTCTAAACAAGATACAAAAGATAAACATAAACCCGTTGTTGTCATGTCCGTTAtttctgttaagattggagatcattgttgtcatggtttatgtgatattggtgctagcaTAAATGCTATTCCATTTACTTTACATCAAGAAGCTATGCATGATATTGCAGCTATTGAGATAGAAgacattgatgttactattaagcTTACAAAGAGACATTGTTTTGCCGCttaggattgttagagatgttgaagactTGTGTGGTAAGATCAAATACCCTGCTGATTTTATAGATCTTGGATCTTTACAAGATGATTTTTGCCCCATTAAAttcggtagacctttcctaaataTTGTTGATGCTAAAATTGATTGCAATAGGGAAACGGTTAGTGTTAATTTTGCTGATATATCTCATTCAATTTCCCCAAGTTTAGTAGAGAATCTCTTGATAAAGAATTACCTAGTAAAgacgaaataattggtcttgtttctattgttgtacctcctactcaTCCTTtagaacaacatttgctaggccatgaaaatgatatgcacatgaATGAAAGGACCCATGAAATAGATGATATATTCTTCAAACAAACACCTATTCTTAAATATAATTTGCATGTTCAAACCGTCGGAGATCCTCTCCCACCTAAGAGTGAtcttgtgtttgaattaaagaagCTACCTCATACAGTCAAACATTCTTATCATTTGTTGATTCATGTTGTAGTTCTTCAAGTCAGATTTCTCTCTCTTTGATTCAATGAGTAAATAATTGTAGCCATGAACAAATAAACTAGCTCCCTGTTTGATCCAAGTATGAAAGTTGATAAACTAATTTTGACAACTGAAATTAAGTTGTATATGTGCTATAAATTATGTGAAGTAAGGTAAAACTAAGTCAAAATTTGTATTCAAATTGAGAAAGAAGTGTGGTATTCTAGCAGTGATCCTTGTTATAGAAAAAAGATTCAAAAAGCTTTATTTATCTCATGCAAATTTGTCATGAGAGTAAAGTTTGAAAGAAAACAAGCTAGAGATATGCTGCAACACTTAGTGCGTGATTCTCAATTGATTCCTTCCTGTGCAAtataaagtctgaaatattgttcAAACAAACTAATGGTTGATGTTTAACTTATTTTTATTATAATTGTAGAAAATGGATGACAATGCTCAATTAATCATCATAGAGGATTTTGATAACCGGCCTTCAAAAATACTCTTTCAAAATTAAACCAACTATCtgcaaaaaaaaatacttttaaaatGGTCACAGTTTTACATATCTTCAAActatttttgtttcaaaaaagtattgttgtatttttttcaaaaatcttTAAAATTCGCAAAAAAATAATTTCTAATAAAAACATCAGTTCAATATATGTtcttctccagaaaatgttctatTTTTCATAAAATGTAAATGTTCTTTAAAAAGTGTTACAATTCTTATTAAAAATAtaggattttaataaaaaaaagaaatatcTACATATTCGCCTGCACCGGGATTTGTACTAGTCCTGTATAAAACATCGAGCATGTACAACATTTGAGCGTTTACTGCGACGGTCAGCGGTCTTCGCACCCAAAGGCCTTTCTCACGCGACGGAGCGTGCAGGACGCCAGGCTCGTCACGGTCTCCGCCGACTCCGGCGAGAGCGCGGCCACCGGCGAGGAGCTGGCCAGCACCTGGAACACCGCGGTGACCAgcgaccccgccgccgccccgtcttcCTTCCTGGCCGTGATCACCGCGGGCCTCGACTCCAGCCCGTCCGGCACGACCGCGAAGCCGCACGGCAGCAGCGCCAAGCCGCTCGAGTCGTGCCCGCTGATGACCGGCTGCAGGACGGCGGCGTCGACCGGCGCGTACGCGACGATCGACTCGCACGGGCTGGTGCAGCCGTCCTGCACTATCCACTCGCCGCCATGTCCGCCGGCCGACGCGGGAGCCTGCCGTCCAGAGGAGCAGCAGTCAGTGGCCGACTCCGCCGGAACGTCGTGAACGATCGAGCTGCGTGTAAATAATCAGTCGGCACTGGAACTTACGTAGGCGGTGACGCAGTTGCCGCGGTCCTTCCCCTTCGTCAGGTTCACGCGACAGTGCACAGCTCGTCCGGCCAGCGTGACATCCCACTGCAACAGTTTGATGGGTGGTCGGTTATACGCACATCCTTTCTAGAGCTTTGCAACGGAAAATGTGCACGGCGGATGCAGATTACCTCGGGCCGGCGTGACTCGTCCCTCAGGAAATCGAGGAGAGCCGTGGTGCTGACGGGGAGCCACGCGGACAGCACGGCGCAGGCGATCAGGCCCTGCGGCTCGCCGGGGTCGCCGGCGTTCGTTCGGGACGTCAGCCGGACGTCGCCGGCGCCGGCTCTCGGCGCCCTGCTCCACGCCAGGCCACGCGACCCGCCGATGACGCGGCAGAGGCTCGAGGTCATCCGGTGCGCCAGCTTCAGaacgctcctcctccctgccagTGTGGAGACCCCTGTGCATACAACACGAGAACATGGTCGGATGGTCCTACGTTAAGTTAAGATGACCGGCAATCGTGCATCGTGCGCTGAGGTTCATGGTCAGCGGCGACGGGCTTACCGCTGCTGTCCCTGGTCGGCACGTTGGTCGCCACCCAGAAGACCATCCTCTCGCACTGGAGCTGGAGGGTCGCCACCCAGCGCCTCGCGCCGAACGCCAGGCCGCCCGCGGTCACCGCCCTGTACATGGACGGGGCCGCGCACTCGCGCAATCTGGTGTGCTCCACCCATGTCACCTGGTCAATTTTGGATGTGAGACAACAGAATGGACACTAGTTTTATAAGAAATTAGCCATTCGTATTGTGTTGTTGCTGCATTCGTACCCTGGAGTGGCCGTTTGCCTGCTCTTCGATGATGCAACCCGAGGGATCCTTCGAGCACCTGACCAGCGGCGACGTGCCGACGTCGGCCTCAGCCTTGTCGAAGGACACGTCGACGATGGCCCATTTCTCGGCGGCCAGCTTCCTGCAGTAGCGGGCGAAATAGAACTCCCTCGTGGGCACCATTGGCGTCAGCATCTGGACCTCTGCAAACATCTGAGAAAACCAACAAGACACAACCGAAGCATAGTTTAGCCCCATGCCCGATCCATCATAACCAGACAGAACAAACGTCACGGAGCTGGGCTACCAGttgcaccacgccgtcgtgtccatcgtcgtcgtcgcccgtgCGGATCACGTCCAGCGTCGATGCCTTTGCGACCATGGAAGGGAAGAGTTCTTTCCATTCGTTCTGCACAGAATTTCAGAGACATTAATTGTCAGCATACGGCACGAGTTCACCTGTGTGAAGATGGAAAGATAGATGGCACGTAACGTACCACATCCATGAAAGCATGCACAAGTTTCGTCGCGTCAAGGTAAACCACCCCGGTTTCACGTGACGCCTCGACGGACCAGCCGGCCTGCCGATCGGCGGGGCCATCGTCGCGCCGGAACAGGCGCACGTACTCGTCGTAGTTGAGAATGTCTCGGCCGGTCTCGACGCTCCGCACCCAGAGAGGCTCGCCGGAGGAAGCCATCATCTTAAGCTCTTCCAGCGCGCGGCCGGCCAGCTCCAGGACGCTCTGCATGTCGCGGCCCGCGAAGCCGCCGCCGTAAACTTCAAGCGGGCTCCGGTTGCTGCTCATCTGGGCAGTGGCCGCGGAGAATGGCGACGAGGCCGGGGAGGTGGCTCCGTCGGCCGCGGCTGTCCCGAGCGCCCCTCGCAGCTTCTCTACCTGAAATGGGTTTCCACTTCCACAGCATCAGTCTCTGGTTGGTACTTGGTAGCAGCAGATCGCGACCGATGACTGCGTTGGCGGGACGGCGGCATGAACCTCGGCTCTGAGCTTGGCGTTCTCTAGCTGCAGCTGCTGTTCCTGGCTGGCCGCGGCGGCGTCGAAGCCATCGCTCGAAGCTGCTCCGGCGCCACAGCTTGGGCAGCTTGAGGGTCTCTTGGTGAGCTGTCTCATGGCGCGGTTCTCCTTCTGGAGATTCTCCAGCTCCGACTTGAGCAGCGAGTTCTCGTGCCGCTCCTGCACCGCCTGATCGAACATATTAATCGTGTTGCATGAGATCAAATTACTTcttttaggggggggggggggggggggggagagatcATCAAATTACTAGAACCCCTAATAATGAAGGTAACAGTGATCCGCATgcaactcaaagaagaagaaaaatatagTGATGAAAAAAGAGACCTTGATCTGAGTTCGTCGATTCTGAAACCAAAACTTGACTTGCCGTGGAGACAGTCCGAGCTGCTTGCTGAGTTGCTGCCGCTGCTTTTCATCTGGATGTGGCGACTCCTTGAATACCCTTCAAAGCCACCAAATAAATTTCAGCAGCAAGAGAGTAAAAACAAAAATCTTAGAAATTGTAATAATCCTGTCGTGTTGGAGTTCATTTTGTGTTTTGTTGCTGCAAAGGTTCAAACATATTTCTGATTTTCAGGTGAACAAATGTTTAACATGTTATGCTTTCTGGGATAGGCCCTGCCTGGCCCATGGGCCTTTGTCCCCGTCCAACCAGGTCCGGCCCTATTGGCATAAGGCTAGGGGAGACTTACGCTTCCATGACCCTAACTTGTTCAGCAGTGTGCCTGTGGTAGCTCTTCcggctcctcttcttccttttacccccatcatcatggccttcttcttcctccccggaGCCGTCGC
Coding sequences within:
- the LOC123440278 gene encoding homeobox-leucine zipper protein ROC9 isoform X2 yields the protein MGSSRPRTKDFFAVPTLSLSLAGAFARNAPAATSGDEVEEDDEGSGGIRSGPLGEEVEISSENKGPAGSQSGDGSGEEEEGHDDGGKRKKRSRKSYHRHTAEQVRVMEAVFKESPHPDEKQRQQLSKQLGLSPRQVKFWFQNRRTQIKERHENSLLKSELENLQKENRAMRQLTKRPSSCPSCGAGAASSDGFDAAAASQEQQLQLENAKLRAEVEKLRGALGTAAADGATSPASSPFSAATAQMSSNRSPLEVYGGGFAGRDMQSVLELAGRALEELKMMASSGEPLWVRSVETGRDILNYDEYVRLFRRDDGPADRQAGWSVEASRETGVVYLDATKLVHAFMDVNEWKELFPSMVAKASTLDVIRTGDDDDGHDGVVQLMFAEVQMLTPMVPTREFYFARYCRKLAAEKWAIVDVSFDKAEADVGTSPLVRCSKDPSGCIIEEQANGHSRVTWVEHTRLRECAAPSMYRAVTAGGLAFGARRWVATLQLQCERMVFWVATNVPTRDSSGVSTLAGRRSVLKLAHRMTSSLCRVIGGSRGLAWSRAPRAGAGDVRLTSRTNAGDPGEPQGLIACAVLSAWLPVSTTALLDFLRDESRRPEWDVTLAGRAVHCRVNLTKGKDRGNCVTAYAPASAGGHGGEWIVQDGCTSPCESIVAYAPVDAAVLQPVISGHDSSGLALLPCGFAVVPDGLESRPAVITARKEDGAAAGSLVTAVFQVLASSSPVAALSPESAETVTSLASCTLRRVRKAFGCEDR
- the LOC123440278 gene encoding homeobox-leucine zipper protein ROC9 isoform X1, which encodes MGSSRPRTKDFFAVPTLSLSLAGAFARNAPAATSGDEVEEDDEGSGGIRSGPLGEEVEISSENKGPAGSQSGDGSGEEEEGHDDGGKRKKRSRKSYHRHTAEQVRVMEAVFKESPHPDEKQRQQLSKQLGLSPRQVKFWFQNRRTQIKAVQERHENSLLKSELENLQKENRAMRQLTKRPSSCPSCGAGAASSDGFDAAAASQEQQLQLENAKLRAEVEKLRGALGTAAADGATSPASSPFSAATAQMSSNRSPLEVYGGGFAGRDMQSVLELAGRALEELKMMASSGEPLWVRSVETGRDILNYDEYVRLFRRDDGPADRQAGWSVEASRETGVVYLDATKLVHAFMDVNEWKELFPSMVAKASTLDVIRTGDDDDGHDGVVQLMFAEVQMLTPMVPTREFYFARYCRKLAAEKWAIVDVSFDKAEADVGTSPLVRCSKDPSGCIIEEQANGHSRVTWVEHTRLRECAAPSMYRAVTAGGLAFGARRWVATLQLQCERMVFWVATNVPTRDSSGVSTLAGRRSVLKLAHRMTSSLCRVIGGSRGLAWSRAPRAGAGDVRLTSRTNAGDPGEPQGLIACAVLSAWLPVSTTALLDFLRDESRRPEWDVTLAGRAVHCRVNLTKGKDRGNCVTAYAPASAGGHGGEWIVQDGCTSPCESIVAYAPVDAAVLQPVISGHDSSGLALLPCGFAVVPDGLESRPAVITARKEDGAAAGSLVTAVFQVLASSSPVAALSPESAETVTSLASCTLRRVRKAFGCEDR